TGAAAGCTAGTCTTATTCCATGAACGACAAAAGTTGGTGAAATTTCACTTATGTCAATTAGTTTAATAATAAAAGTTTGTTGGtaattgttataatttgaagagatgAAGAGATGAGAAGAACGACATGAAATAAATCAAGATTcaattcatttgagatattgtcCATATTTCATACTTAAGAGGCGCGATTGATTTTGTCATTCAAATAGCTCATCAAGTGTTTGGAGGTGGATATAAACTTATGAATCACATGATTAATACTTATCAAACCGATGCGAGACATTTTAACTCGTAGAGTaattaatgaacaaaataaGCACACTAATTTTGTGTTAGGTTAGTTAgtttatatttttcaatatgTCAAAGCGCTGCCACGTCAACAAGGGGTCAAGCATCAAGCAAGCAACAAGGGGTCAACCAGTGGTCaatgtatgtatatttatgtaGACGACAGCCAATCTCATGTGGAATTCCAATAATGTTTTGTGTTCTGCAGCGTGTCATTTACTGTCCGGCAGCGCGTGCATTGCCAACAAGATTATTTATTtactgttttctattttcacaaaatcatttaataaactaaaaaaaattcaattacttAATTACCTCAACAAGCCATCATTTTCTCCAAGTAAGAaatcattaattattttattaactgAAAAATCTGTCAAAGTAGAACGATTATTTATTTACTGTTTTATATTACAAAAATCAtttaataaactaaaaaaaattaaattacttAATTACCTCAACAAACCATCATTTTCTCCAAGTAAGGAATCATTAATTGTTTTATTAACTGAAAAATCCGCCAAAGTAGAACTGAAGAATCCCCTCCAAACCATTTCACAGGACAGCCAGCGCGTGTCGCAACCACGAGCCTCGGTGATCAGAATCATATGCGGTCAGGAACACGTGAGATCAGACGGACCCGTGATCTGATGCCATGAGTTAAAAAGCCATCAGTGGGGCCGTCTCAGTCTTTCATGCGATGGGAGAATCTAGTCAGTTAATCACAAACAAACTGGGCCCCATATATCCCATCACTACAGTCCACTACGAAAATTGGAAAAGTTGAAAAAGTAAGGGGATTGCAACAGCAACGAACTCCTCACTCTTCActactctctcttcctctctctctctccaaataaTTCACAACTTTCtcgctctttcttttttgttttcttggaatCCAAACAGAACTGGCcacttatttatgtttttttctctctgaaATACAGAAAAGCAGAATCAGTCTACTTGCATATGTTGGTTTTATTTGCTAATTAATCAGTGAGTCCTGACTCCAAACTTTATATCTGTCGAGTGAGTGGCCtggattcttctttttctcGCTGTTCGTCTTTTGGTTTTGCAAGTTTTATGTTCACATCGCATCACTCGCTCGCTTCGCACGGGAGAGATGGAGACCCGGCTTCCTATTTCCTCTCTCATAATattctttgttcttcttctaATGGATGGTTCCTATGCTCAGATGCCTGGTAACCTGTCTCTCTCAGTCGctctttgtgtgtttgtgtcTCTGTGGTGATAACTGAGAACTAATATCGTGGTGTTTAGGAACTTTCGTTTGCAGCATAAACGGACGGATTTTACTTCATTGTATTTTGGAATTTTCATCTTTCAGGGTTGAAATACGGCAATGATTTAGAATTTCGTAgaaagttttgtttttgtttttgttttttttttccctccctctGTTGAATTCATCTTATATTTGTTAGAATTTTTGTGAAGGGAAAGAATTGAAATTGGAGTTGAATAAGCAACTGCAATGACAAATGTCAAACATAAACACAGAAAACCACTTGGTCTTTGTTATGGTATGTATATTTATTCTGTTATGGTATGTATATGATCCTCAAAAGCCCAGATGTCAATTTGAATTATTAATGGAGATGAGTGAATTATACATCCTCGGAAAGTTTGTACAGTTGCTAATCAtggttttgtattttatttttattctgaTATCTAATGTCTGATGTGTTAAACCTGCTTGTTGATAAAAGGTTGCATGGAAGGGTGTAACACTGATTCATGAAACATCCTGTGTCTGACCCATTGACGTTAACATACTTTATCATGTAATCAGGTTTTGTGAGTCTGGACTGTGGGGGTAATGAAAGTTTCACTGATCTACTCGGACTTGAGTGGACTCCAGATAGTATTGTTTATGGGGAAACAGCTACCGTATCTGTTGCAAATGAGACAAGGAAGCAGTATATGACACTAAGACATTTTCCTGCAGATTCAAGGAAGTATTGTTATACTCTAAATGTCACTAGTAGGACACGCTATCTTATAAGGGCATCATTCTTGTATGCTGACTTTGACAAGAACAATGTTTATCCCAAATTTGACATTTCACTTGGGCCCACTTACTGGTCTACAATTGTCATCTCAGATGCTGATGTGATGGAGGTTCGCGAGCTTATATTTCTAGCATTGAGTCCCACTATCAGTGTGTGCTTATCCAATGCTACAACTGGGCAGCCATTCATATCGACGCTTGAACTCCGACAGTTCAATGGTTCAGTTTATTACACAGACTATGAAAACCAGTTCTACCTAGGTGTTTCTGCAAGAATAAATTTTGGTGCTGATAGCGATGAACCGGTCAGGTGGGCTCAAATTTTCTAGTTGGAAGTTCAAATTGTTATGATGCTCAAAGTAGTGTTGATTTAATGCTTGTCTTAATATACGCCATGAAAATTCAATAAAAGCTAACAATATCAGTCACTGAATTTTTGTTCAAACCTGGAAATGTTTTTGGAAAAGTTGAACTGGAGACACTATAGTGGTGTGTGTTCATGGGTTCATGTATACTTTTGTCACTTACGAACCCAATTGTAAGCTTGTAGCACGAAATGGGAACTAAACCAAGGCTGTTTTTGCAGGTATCCTGATGATCCATTTGACAGATTATGGGAATCAGATACTGTCAAGAAAGCAAATTACCTAGTTGATGTTGCTTCTGGCACCGAGATAGTGTCAACTACTATGCCAATAGATGTTTACAAGCGTGACTGGCCGCCTCAAAAAGTTATGCAGACTGCTGTAATTGGAACAAATGGATCGTTATCTTATCGATTGAACTTAGATGGTTTCCCTGGTTTTGGATGGGCACGCACATACTTTGCTGAAATTGAAGATTTGGCTTTAGATGAGTCCAGGAAATTCAGGTTGATAGAGCCAGATCAGTCTGATATGAGCAAACCTATTGTAAATGTCCAAGAAAATGCTCACGGAAAATATATCCTCTATGAGCCTGGATATGACAACTTGTCCCTCCCTTTTGTATTATCATTTAAATTCGTGAAGACTAAAGATTCTCCCAGGGGGCCTATCTTGAATGCTATGGAGATAAGCAAGTATATTGACAAAAATCATGGTTCCTTGGATGGTAAGTAATTTATGGTAATCGGAAAGCGTCGGTTTGATTTGAAAATGAGTCCATCATTTTGAGAGTCTTTGGCTTTTATATGTTTAGAAGCATAACTAATGCTAACTTAGCTCCATCCTTCTGTACATTGATTTGCGAGTATATTTCATACTTTAATGATGAATTTTGATTCTCTAGTTATGGCTCATCTGTTTTAAAATCCATGGGATGCAGGTGAAGTTATTGCCAGTTTTATTTCACTCTACTCATCAGCAGACTGGGCGCAGGAGGGCGGTGACCCATGCCTGCCAGTGCCGTGGTCCTGGGTTCAATGTAACTCAGATGTGCAACCAACGATAGTTAAAATGTAAAGATTTATGTCACATGCCATCAGTTTCATGCATATAGTCTGTTGTGTCTCTGTGCATCTCACTAGTTGTTCGGTATCATATTGCTCTAGAAATATATTATGATCAAGTTACCGTGTTCTTTGCAGCTCCTTGTCTAGTAAGAATTTGACAGGGATTATACCTTCAGAGTTGACAAAGTTGACCGGTTTGGTTGAGTTGTAAGTTTTAAAATGTACATCTGTTCTAAAACTGCTGCAATAAGTCAGAGCCCATTTTTGCTATCGTCAGTCACCTGTTTTCTGATATACAGATGGCTTGATGGGAATTCATTGACTGGTTCAATTCCTGATTTTACTGGATGCACCAACCTGAAGATCATGTAAAGTCTTATGAcatgttatttttaattattattttgatcTAATGCTAAGCTAACCAAGATCACCACTGATGTAGTCATCTCGAGAACAATAAGTTAACGGGTGAATTGCCTTCCTCTCTTACAAACTTACCAAATTTGAGGGAACTGTAAGTTTTCTGCTCTTGTACATGCTTTCTATTTTGAAAACCTTCCATAAATTGAAGTGAAGCATGGAATATAAATGTTGCATTAGCTGATGATGTGAGTGAGGGCACATTGTTTTAGTgctataaaataattttttttagatgcTAGATCTCTTTTAAACTAATGCATCTGATAATTGGCAGGTATTTGCAAAATAATCTGTTTGTTGGAACGGTACCTTCAGGTCTTCTCGATAAAAACTTGATATTGAAGTAAGTTTCATTTCTAACTAATGCAATAACATCCCTCTTTCTCATCCGAAAACTTGTGCAATGTTGTTTGGATTAATTTTTAAGATTTAAATCCTATAAGCAATAAGAAGAATCTGTCGAAGTATTCATATATTCTGGTGTGATATTGTTTGATGTAGTTGCAGTAAATAGTTACCTTTTTTCTTGTGGATGAAAAACTAGTTACCTGGATTAAAACATCATTTGCATAATAAATTGGTTTTATTGGTCGAAAGAAGTGCATTAAATAATGCCAGGATATATA
The window above is part of the Tripterygium wilfordii isolate XIE 37 chromosome 3, ASM1340144v1, whole genome shotgun sequence genome. Proteins encoded here:
- the LOC119993525 gene encoding probable LRR receptor-like serine/threonine-protein kinase At1g67720, which translates into the protein METRLPISSLIIFFVLLLMDGSYAQMPGFVSLDCGGNESFTDLLGLEWTPDSIVYGETATVSVANETRKQYMTLRHFPADSRKYCYTLNVTSRTRYLIRASFLYADFDKNNVYPKFDISLGPTYWSTIVISDADVMEVRELIFLALSPTISVCLSNATTGQPFISTLELRQFNGSVYYTDYENQFYLGVSARINFGADSDEPVRYPDDPFDRLWESDTVKKANYLVDVASGTEIVSTTMPIDVYKRDWPPQKVMQTAVIGTNGSLSYRLNLDGFPGFGWARTYFAEIEDLALDESRKFRLIEPDQSDMSKPIVNVQENAHGKYILYEPGYDNLSLPFVLSFKFVKTKDSPRGPILNAMEISKYIDKNHGSLDGEVIASFISLYSSADWAQEGGDPCLPVPWSWVQCNSDVQPTIVKISLSSKNLTGIIPSELTKLTGLVELWLDGNSLTGSIPDFTGCTNLKIIHLENNKLTGELPSSLTNLPNLRELYLQNNLFVGTVPSGLLDKNLILNYSGNSNLHEGARSGKHTNIIVGASVGAAVLLIATISSCLFLHKGKKRHFDQEQLKGSIPLQRLVSVLSDAPAEAAHLFTLAEIEEATKKFEKKIGSGGFGVVYYGKMKDGKEIAVKVLINNSYQGKREFSNEVTLLSRIHHRNLVQFLGYCQEEGRSMLIYEFMHNGTLKEHLYGPLTQEQSISWIKRLEIAEDAAKGIEYLHTGCIPAIIHRDLKTSNILLDKQMSAKVSDFGLSKLAVDGASHVSSIVRGTVGYLDPEYYISQQLTDKSDVYSFGVILLELMSGQEAISNESFGANCRNIVQWAKLHIENGDIQGIIDPSLRDEYDIQSMWKIAEKALMCVQPHGHMRPSISEVLKEIQDAILIEREVMGVREGNSDEMSRNSVHSSLNLGSLDMGGTENYLTLDESIARPTPR